One Oryza sativa Japonica Group chromosome 8, ASM3414082v1 DNA window includes the following coding sequences:
- the LOC9272719 gene encoding protein ABSCISIC ACID-INSENSITIVE 5 → MERAAGTGSGGDDDELVLPPASFQDGLPSSRSYPSCIGGGSAAAASASLERELLYRAELHQQQLGGGGGVERRKRRAMKNRESAERSRARKQAYLQELEQEVRLLRAENAALRHQCHQLKAAAAEAEAEAAAAAAAAKKPTSSATF, encoded by the exons GGAGCGAGCGGCTGGTACTggtagcggcggcgacgatgacgagctcgtgctgccgccggcgtcgtTTCAGGACGGGCTTCCGTCGTCCCGCTCCTACCCCTCCTGCATCGGCGGCGGtagcgcagcggcggcgtcggcgtcgctgGAGCGGGAGCTGCTGTACCGCGCGGAGCTGCACCAGCAAcagctgggcggcggcggcggcgtagagcGGCGGAAGAGGCGCGCGATGAAGAACCGCGAGTCGGCGGAGCGGTCGCGCGCGCGGAAGCAGGCGTACCTGCAGGAGCTCGAGCAGGAggtccgcctcctccgcgccgagAACGCCGCCCTGCGCCACCAGTGCCACCAG CTgaaggccgccgcggcggaggcggaggcggaggcggcggcagcggcggcggcggcgaagaagccgacgtcgtcggcgacgtTCTGA